A genomic stretch from Pochonia chlamydosporia 170 chromosome 4, whole genome shotgun sequence includes:
- a CDS encoding translation initiation factor eIF-2B subunit epsilon (similar to Verticillium alfalfae VaMs.102 XP_003007205.1), whose amino-acid sequence MSHKGKNNAAKGSKPAKPGAESKSEDVLQAVILADSFQDRYRPFTIDKPRCLLPLANTPIIEYTLEFLAMNGVNEVYIYCGAFTDQVEDYIHRSRWAPTSRSCPFSNVQFVRLSDARSVGDILRDLDKRALVDGDFLVVHGDLVSNFMLDGVLAAHRKRKEASKANIMTVVLRSGGDDDHRTKTNGITPIFAIDAKTQRCLQYDEMNPLQSDHYLSLDPAIPDELSAAFEVRSDLIDAHIDICTPDVLALWSESFDYELPRKNFLHGVLKDWELNGKAIHAEILEDGYAARASNLQMYDAISRDILGRWTFPFIPENNLVPTQTYQRHPNGLVMEHNVSHAHDARLVNAVIGRDTTIGQGSKVSNCFVGKGCKIGANVVLEDTFIWDNTTIGDETRITHSIVGESAFIGKSCTFPAGCLIASRVQIGDNVSLNKGTTLSTLTLSGDQISPNTKLLGADTNAAAFTDLDEDDLDERDPSRLQKSLIYSLADFNISTTSISTLASDVDSDDEADDNFLSPGAASSSRSRLSSFASDDSTGKMSFHVDAVHGLLDALRGETNDFDSAKLEFMGLRLANDASDSMMRKAVSTAFARRAAELLTPEHGSLEPAKAAEKALTSKRGATTFIEEVGVGGEETEQIEYILATQKALQHIKNPDQTKLGTLLAAMLQQLYALDILEEDGILGWWKDGRAAEGDVMSALREKCAVLIEWLENAEEEDDDEEEDSDDE is encoded by the exons ATGTCACACAAGGGCAAGAACAACGCGGCCAAGGGCTCGAAGCCTGCCAAGCCTGGAGCCGAGAGCAAAAGCGAGGATGTCCTGCAAGCAGTT ATTCTTGCCGACTCATTTCAGGACAGATATAGACCGTTTACGATAGACAAACCAAGA TGTCTCTTACCTCTTGCGAACACACCCATCATCGAATATACTCTGGAATTTTTGGCGATGAACGGGGTCAATGAAGTATACATCTACTGCGGTGCTTTCACAGATCAAGTCGAGGACTATATTCACCGGTCAAGATGGGCTCCCACATCAAGGTCCTGCCCGTTCTCCAATGTCCAATTTGTTCGATTGTCTGATGCACGGTCGGTTGGTGACATATTACGAGATTTGGACAAGCGAGCTCTCGTCGACGGCGATTTTCTTGTAGTCCATGGAGACTTGGTATCGAATTTCATGTTGGATGGAGTTCTGGCAGCGCATCGGAAGCGCAAGGAggccagcaaagccaatATCATGACGGTCGTTCTTcgcagcggcggcgatgacGATCACCGTACGAAGACAAATGGAATTACACCGATATTTGCAATCGATGCCAAAACCCAACGATGTCTACAATATGACGAAATGAACCCCCTTCAAAGCGACCACTATCTTTCACTCGACCCAGCCATCCCAGACGAATTATCCGCTGCGTTCGAAGTTCGATCAGACTTAATCGATGCCCACATTGATATCTGCACACCAGATGTGCTGGCTCTGTGGTCAGAAAGCTTCGACTACGAACTTCCCCGGAAAAACTTTCTTCACGGCGTTTTGAAGGACTGGGAGTTGAACGGCAAGGCAATCCACGCAGAgattttggaggatggatACGCAGCCCGTGCAAGCAATCTTCAAATGTACGATGCTATAAGCCGTGATATTCTCGGACGGTGGACTTTTCCTTTCATCCCCGAGAACAATCTTGTACCAACACAGACTTATCAACGCCATCCCAACGGACTTGTAATGGAACACAACGTCTCTCATGCACATGATGCCCGGTTAGTCAATGCTGTCATTGGCCGGGACACCACCATTGGACAAGGATCCAAGGTGTCGAATTGttttgttggcaaaggcTGCAAGATTGGCGCGAACGTTGTACTGGAGGACACTTTCATCTGGGATAATACGACGATTGGAGATGAAACTAGAATAACGCACAGTATTGTTGGCGAATCAGCTTTCATTGGCAAGAGCTGCACGTTTCCAGCTGGCTGTCTGATTGCGTCCCGAGTCCAGATTGGCGATAATGTTTCCCTAAACAAAGGCACGACATTGTCGACCTTGACTCTCTCTGGGGACCAAATCtccccaaacaccaagctCCTCGGCGCCGACACAAATGCCGCGGCCTTTACTGACTtggacgaggacgacttGGATGAGAGAGATCCTTCGCGTCTGCAAAAGTCGTTAATTTACTCCCTTGCTGACTTCAACATCTCTACAACGTCCATTTCAACGCTCGCATCTGATGTCGattcagatgatgaggcggaCGACAACTTTTTATCTCCAGGGGCTGCCTCCTCGTCCCGATCTCGCCTCTCATCATTCGCCTCAGATGACTCCACTGGCAAGATGTCGTTCCATGTCGACGCTGTCCATGGTCTCCTTGACGCCTTGCGTGGAGAAACAAACGATTTTGATTCTGCCAAACTAGAATTCATGGGTCTCCGTCTTGCCAATGACGCCTCTGACAGTATGATGCGAAAAGCTGTATCTACGGCATTTGCTCGTCGTGCCGCCGAGCTCCTGACCCCCGAGCACGGCTCTCTGGAACCcgccaaggcagcagagaAGGCATTGACTTCGAAAAGGGGCGCCACGACCTTtattgaagaagttggtgttggcggcgaagAAACAGAGCAGATTGAGTATATTCTCGCCACGCAAAAGGCGCTTCAACACATCAAGAACCCTGATCAGACTAAGTTGGGGACTCTATTGGCAGCAATGCTTCAGCAATTGTATGCCCTGGACATTCTTGAGGAGGATGGCATTCTTGGATGGTGGAAGGATGGCAGGGCTGCCGAGGGAGATGTAATGTCTGCACTGAGGGAAAAGTGCGCGGTTCTGATCGAATGGTTGGAAAatgccgaggaggaagatgacgacgaggaggaggatagTGATGATGAATAG
- a CDS encoding GNAT family acetyltransferase (similar to Metarhizium acridum CQMa 102 XP_007811016.1) → MSKPTYTITGVRLEDVPEIGRLSADAFVNDRQTQMKNLGKEPYDMNKITLESLPGLLHNPRCIAIKVVDSESGEIMGVCNWGFRGFKPEEMPKVEGKPLPLDKPAETPAKSEDAQDSQEKNQQYATDGKGRENIKEDEESDPIKRLQALTGGDLEAWMEEVMPEGTRCLFIVGLSVSPKFQGRGVGSTLLRWGTDICDDKGVFAWVHSSEPAWPMYEKCGFQVIRCLDIDLDEYAPVPPPNEGPDAKWGHYVFRYMKYFGKQKEAQDTT, encoded by the coding sequence ATGTCTAAGCCGACATACACCATAACCGGAGTCCGCCTTGAGGACGTGCCCGAGATTGGACGACTCTCCGCGGACGCCTTTGTCAATGATCGCCAGACTCAAATGAAGAATCTCGGAAAGGAGCCTTATGATATGAACAAGATAACACTGGAAAGCCTTCCAGGTCTGCTCCACAACCCACGCTGTATCGCTATCAAAGTTGTCGACAGTGAGAGCGGAGAAATTATGGGTGTCTGCAACTGGGGGTTCCGAGGTTTCAAGCCCGAGGAAATGCCAAAGGTAGAGGGTAAACCATTGCCCCTAGACAAGCCTGCAGAGACACCTGCCAAGTCAGAAGATGCACAAGACTCTCAAGAAAAGAACCAGCAATACGCCACAGACGGCAAAGGAAGGGAAAATATcaaggaagacgaggagtCAGACCCCATAAAAAGATTACAAGCCCTCACGGGAGGCGACTTGGAAGCATGGATGGAAGAGGTGATGCCAGAAGGGACAAGATGTCTTTTTATAGTTGGATTGTCAGTATCTCCAAAGTTTCAGGGCCGCGGTGTAGGCTCTACACTTTTGCGTTGGGGTACGGACATTTGCGATGACAAGGGTGTCTTTGCGTGGGTTCACTCGTCGGAACCCGCGTGGCCAATGTACGAGAAGTGCGGGTTTCAAGTCATTCGatgccttgacattgatttGGACGAGTATGCTCCAGTTCCTCCGCCAAATGAGGGACCGGATGCGAAATGGGGACACTACGTATTTCGATACATGAAGTACTTTGGGAAACAGAAGGAAGCGCAAGATACGACTTAG
- a CDS encoding acetyl esterase (similar to Metarhizium acridum CQMa 102 XP_007811017.1), producing MAVMLSALLGMALQVACSPISISTYGRMENLVTFGDSYTDENRFSYFIQNHKAPPIGEMLPPSNSTASGGYAWGRFVANATGANYYNYAVSGAQCTNNVDSRNLDVINGPFPSVLEYEITAFEQDIHYPKLYPNRLAHNTIYALWIGTNDLGIDGILGDSQKAGTTISTYMDCIWSVFDHIYKAGGRHFVLLNQAPLERAPMYATPGTGGLGNHQYWKNKTAYNITQYANKILEYTTNVNTMYDYGAPFFLKVKRRWSGATFSIFDIHSLMMDVIGRPGQYLDAPANVVAPFRTCLNGCVESKEPKSSFMWYDELHPSERMEQIFSKNFMEVVEGKSKYGTYYR from the exons atggcAGTGATGCTTTCCGCCCTCTTGGGCATGGCTTTACAAGTCGCATGTAGCCCAATATCTATCAGCACTTATGGACGGATGGAGAATCTCGTCACCTTTGGCGACAGCTACACGGATGAAAACCGCTTCAGCTATTTCATCCAGAACCACAAAGCACCGCCAATAGGTGAGATGCTGCCTCCAAGCAACAGCACCGCAAGTGGTGGCTATGCATGGGGACGCTTCgtcgccaatgccaccgGAGCAAACTACTACAACTATGCCGTTTCAGGGGCTCAATGCACCAACAATGTTGATTCGCGAAACTTGGATGTTATAAACGGCCCGTTTCCGTCTGTGTTGGAGTATGAAATCACTGCTTTCGAGCAAGATATTCACTATCCCAAGTTGTATCCCAACAGGCTTGCTCACAATACCATATACGCGCTTTGGATCGGCACAAACGACCTAGGAATTGATGGCATTCTTGGAGATTCTCAAAAAGCAGGCACAACGATCAGTACCTACATGGACTGTATATGGAGCGTATTTGACCACATTTACAAGGCCGGTGGCAGACATTTCGTGTTATTGAATCAGGCACCTCTGGAACGGGCTCCCATGTACGCTACCCCGGGAACTGGCGGCCTTGGAAACCACCAATACTGGAAGAACAAGACTGCTTATAACATTACCCAGTACGCGAATAAGATTCTAGAGTACACGACTAACGTAAACACCATGTATGATTATGGAGCACCATTCTTCTTAAAGGTGAAGCGGCGCTGGTCTGGGGCAACATTCTCCATCTTTGACATACATTCACTCATGATGGATGTAATCGGCCGTCCTGGACAGTATCTCGACGCCCCAGCCAACGTGGTTGCACCTTTTCGGACGTGTCTAAACGGCTGTGTTGAGTCGAAGGAACCAAAATCGAGCTTCATGTG GTACGACGAACTTCATCCTTCTGAGCGCATGGAACAGATATTTAGCAAGAACTTTatggaggtggtggaaggCAAGTCCAAATACGGCACGTACTACAGATGA
- a CDS encoding CipC1 protein, concanamycin induced protein C (similar to Metarhizium acridum CQMa 102 XP_007811018.1): protein MGWFDDDSDQAQAYDQVTNRPHEAKWSHELIGGAAAYEAAKAYEDHVARNGHPAEHAQAKEILAGVIGAFVDREVETKGLDYIDREKAKRHAQDQAEERLSNEGRW, encoded by the exons ATGGGTTGGTTTGATG ATGATTCCGATCAGGCTCAGGCCTACGACCAGGTGACGAACCGTCCTCACGAAGCCAAATGGTCTCACGAACTTATCGGCGGTGCTGCTGCGTacgaagctgccaaggcaTACGAAGACCACGTCGCTCGCAATG GCCACCCTGCTGAGCACGCCCAGGCCAAGGAGATCCTTGCCGGTGTCATTGGAGCCTTCGTTGACCGTGAGGTTGAAACTAAGGGCTTGGACTATATCGATCGTGAGAAGGCCAAGCGCCACGCCCAGGATCAAGCGGAGGAGAGACTCAGCAACGAGGGTCGATGGTAA
- a CDS encoding efflux pump antibiotic resistance protein (similar to Togninia minima UCRPA7 XP_007913090.1), with amino-acid sequence MSAIQTIELISLNESFGPSVPIQPNDAHHPPRTTDAINPTTSNDAQTLAETPDQARVFRAIEPVITSPVSQTARFAIISLLVTANLVQFVSNFITLSGGLTLSKLLGRNVESGQANWMAASYSLTQGAFVLVSGRLGTIYGHQRLALIGLFLFATFSLANGFCKSFEAFIAIRALSGVGGGIFMPNAVTVLALMVPPGRARNVLLGLFAASPPAGGVIGALFAGLCANTGEFWAWTVLFGCIAAVSAICLLLLFIIMPNERPIDKDGKIDFVGAFLGLSSLILYNIAWNQAPSVGWATPYEIAILILSVSLFASFLLWERFVASDPIMPLAIFKAPTFLAIIVVVLFSYMAFGIALWYAISWQQVLRHMSVFQIGVNFIPFGIGALAAVGLAAYLLPRVAARWVMAIGVGVVLAASLLLATMPISQSYWPQTFPAMILCGFCPDFVYLAAQVIASNSVGRKYQGVASSLVGTLNLYGVSLGLGFAGTIETEVTKSSRGLGHSGKGEEVAAGFRAALYFSAALAAVGLILNFAFVRLPKAEREGWNEEPEQVDEVVVTDSQVLRRVGRVSSGRP; translated from the exons ATGTCTGCTATACAAACAATTGAGCTCATCTCACTGAATGAATCCTTTGGTCCATCGGTACCCATCCAGCCAAATGACGCCCATCATCCACCCCGGACAACTGATGCCATCAATCCAACTACCAGCAATGACGCCCAAACATTGGCAGAAACCCCCGACCAGGCTCGTGTCTTCCGTGCCATAGAGCCTGTAATCACATCGCCAGTTAGCCAGACGGCCCGGTTTGCGATTATCTCACTGCTAGTTACCGCCAACCTCGTCCAG TTCGTATCCAATTTCATCACCCTCAGCGGCGGCCTCACCTTGAGCAAACTCTTGGGCAGAAATGTAGAATCCGGGCAAGCCAACTGGATGGCCGCCTCATACTC ACTAACTCAAGGTGCATTCGTCTTGGTGTCTGGCCGCCTCGGCACCATTTACGGTCACCAACGGCTCGCTCTCATCGGACTTTTCCTCTTCGCAACCTTTTCTCTTGCCAATGGCTTCTGCAAATCCTTTGAAGCATTCATCGCTATTCGCGCTTTGAGTGGTGTTGGGGGAGGCATCTTCATGCCAAATGCCGTTACGGTACTGGCTCTCATGGTGCCGCCTGGTAGGGCGAGAAAtgtgcttcttggcctctttgCGGCCTCACCAcctgctggtggtgtcatTGGAGCCTTATTTGCAGGGCTTTGCGCAAATACAGGTGAATTCTGGGCATGGACGGTTCTGTTTGGATGCAT AGCTGCAGTTTCGGCAATTTGCCTCCTATTACTGTTTATTATAATGCCAAATGAGAGACCTAtcgacaaagatggcaagattgacTTTGTCGGAGCATTCCTTGGTTTAAGCAGTCTGATACTCTACAACATCGCTTGGAA CCAAGCCCCGTCAGTCGGATGGGCAACACCATACGAGATTGCAATTCTGATACTATCCGTCTCCCTCTTTGCCTCCTTTCTCCTCTGGGAACGATTCGTCGCGTCGGACCCCATCATGCCGTTGGCGATATTCAAAGCCCCGACATTCCTGGCAATCATCGTCGTAGTTCTATTTAGCTACATGGCGTTCGGCATCGCACTTTGGTATGCCATCTCCTGGCAGCAGGTACTACGACACATGTCCGTATTCCAGATCGGCGTCAATTTCATTCCCTTCGGTATCGGCGCTCTTGCAGCCGTTGGTCTCGCTGCCTATCTTCTCCCCCGTGTTGCCGCCAGGTGGGTGATGGCTATTGGCGTCGGAGTAGTTCTCGCTGCAAGTCTTCTGCTTGCGACTATGCCCATCAGTCAGAGTTACTGGCCGCAAACGTTTCCCGCCATGATACTATGCGGCTTCTGTCCCGACTTTGTCTACCTTGCCGCTCAGGTCATTGCGAGCAATAGTGTTGGCCGCAAATACCAGGGCGTCGCCAGTAGTTTGGTGGGAACCTTGAATTTGTATGGCGTGAGTCTGGGGTTGGGATTCGCAGGGACCATTGAGACGGAGGTGACCAAGTCGTCGCGAGGGTTGGGGCATTCTGGAAAGGGGGAAGAGGTCGCGGCTGGCTTTCGCGCGGCTCTTTATTTCAgtgctgctcttgctgccGTCGGGTTGATCTTGAATTTTGCGTTTGTACGGCTCCCAAAGGCTGAACGTGAGGGTTGGAACGAGGAACCCGAACAAGTGGACGAGGTTGTGGTTACAGATTCGCAAGTTTTGCGAAGAGTCGGGCGTGTGTCTTCTGGTAGACCTTGA
- a CDS encoding phospholipase A2 (similar to Metarhizium robertsii ARSEF 23 XP_007820830.1) — MKFNALLLALATTVVAAPTSDVTTLKRQDINTVTDQLLFSVTLPEFETRRNRKDPASLDWSSDGCTSSPDNPFGFPFLPGCHRHDFGYQNYRVQKRFTKPNKAKIDLNFKSDLYFQCKDVAAKTACEKLANVYYEAVKLFGGSDATKRNTAYEQAVEEYNEAVKEAQEQGLLPILDN, encoded by the exons ATGAAGTTCAacgcccttcttcttgctttggCCACCACGGTCGTCGCAGCACCGACTTCAGATGTCACCACCCTAAAACGCCAGGATATCAACACTGTCACTGACCAGCTCCTCTTCTCTGTGACTCTTCCTGAGTTTGAGACTCGTCGTAACAGGAAGGATCCCGCGTCCCTGGACTGGTCTTCAGACGGCTGCACCAGTTCCCCTGATAACCCATTTGGATTCCCTTTCCTCCCTGGCTGCCACCGTCACGACTTTGGCTACCAGAATTACCGAGTTCAGAAGCGCTTCACAAAAccaaacaaggccaagattgatCTCAATTTCAAGTCCGA CTTATACTTCCAATGCAAGGATGTGGCAGCCAAAACTGCTTGCGAAAAACTCGCAAACGTCTATTATGAGGCCGTGAAGCTCTTTGGCGGTAGTGACGCTACCAAGCGTAACACTGCGTACGAACAGGCAGTTGAGGAGTACaatgaggctgtcaaggagGCCCAGGAACAGGGTCTGTTGCCCATTTTGGACAATTGA
- a CDS encoding serine carboxypeptidase (similar to Trichoderma reesei QM6a XP_006967693.1): MRTLWMVSLLGFLSSTTNARKSDNYARLLQHLHGDGAAEFSKYSEAKTPPTLYSRAKTEAPHRFLNNGTQKFAVNGTGIPEVDFDIGESYAGLLPVTDKKEDRDNLFFWFFPTDNEEHKKKKEITIWLNGGPGCSSLLGLLQENGPFVWQPGTLKPVPNPWSWHHLTNVVWIEQPVTVGFSTGNTTIHNEDELAKQFMGFWKNFIDTFCLQGYKVYVVGESYGGYYAPYIASHFVNANDTDYYDVGGLMVVDGISFDGDVQSEVVVETFVEQNYNLMPFDDRFMATIHNTSEHCGYRDFIKKYYVYPPAGEQPSLLPWQEKLPNGTVTYKEGCGGLWDAVNRQAKKDNPCFNIYNILDHCPDLYDPLGDDPYFNREDVKKAIHAPLQVQWSQCVNTAFVNRDESLPPSKYELPNVIDKTKNVIYVQGGTDFILPANGVLLALQNMTWGGKMGFQSRPTDPFYVPRFRTGKQGYGSDLPDKSGVVGTSHHERGLSVAVTGLSGHEGPEYASTSAFRQLEKLLGRVHSLSDTTPFTLPQLKNATQDEKPLGKGTFPIPWVYSG; this comes from the exons ATGAGGACTCTCTGGATGGTGTCCCTTTTGGGATTTTTAAGTTCTACAACAAATGCGCGAAAGTCCGACAACTACGCTCGTCTTCTCCAGCACTTACACGGAGATGGTGCCGCCGAATTCTCCAAATATAGCGAAGCCAAGACTCCTCCAACTCTATATTCGCGAGCCAAGACTGAGGCTCCCCACCGGTTCCTGAACAATGGGACTCAAA AGTTCGCCGTCAATGGTACTGGTATTCCCGAGGTAGACTTCGATATCGGCGAATCGTACGCTGGTCTTTTGCCAGTTACcgacaagaaggaggatCGCGATAACCTCTTCTTTTGGTTCTTCCCGACCGACAATGAAGagcacaagaagaagaaggagattaCCATTTGGCTCAACGGCGGG CCTGGGTGCTCTTCCCTCCTGGGTTTGCTTCAGGAAAATGGCCCTTTTGTCTGGCAACCCGGTACCTTGAAGCCGGTCCCCAATCCATGGAGCTGGCATCATCTCACAAACGTTGTCTGGATCGAACAACCCGTCACCGTCGGCTTCTCCACCGGTAATACCACCATTcacaatgaagatgagctAGCCAAGCAATTCATGGGTTTCTGGAAGAACTTTATCGACACGTTTTGCCTGCAGGGTTACAAAGTCTACGTTGTTGGTGAGTCGTATGGCGGATACTACGCGCCTTACATCGCCAGCCActttgtcaatgccaacgATACCGACTACTACGACGTTGGCGGCTTGATGGTAGTAGACGGCATCAGCTTCGACGGCGACGTGCAGTCCGAAGTGGTTGTCGAGACGTTTGTGGAGCAAAACTACAACCTCATGCCCTTTGACGACCGTTTCATGGCCACTATCCACAACACATCCGAGCATTGCGGATACAGAGACTTCATCAAGAAGTACTACGTATACCCTCCCGCTGGGGAGCAGCCTTCCTTGCTGCCGTGGCAGGAGAAGCTCCCCAACGGAACCGTCACTTACAAAGAAGGATGCGGCGGCTTGTGGGATGCAGTAAACCGACAGGCCAAGAAAGACAACCCCTGCTTCAACATTTACAATATCCTCGACCACTGCCCAGACCTATATGATCCTCTCGGCGATGACCCCTACTTCAACCgcgaggatgtcaagaagGCTATTCACGCACCACTCCAGGTCCAATGGTCTCAATGTGTCAACACCGCATTCGTCAACCGTGACGAGTCTCTGCCCCCGTCCAAGTACGAGCTGCCCAATGTcatcgacaagaccaagaacgTCATATACGTCCAAGGCGGAACCGACTTCATCCTCCCCGCCAACGGTGTCTTGCTCGCCCTGCAGAATATGACCTGGGGCGGCAAGATGGGCTTCCAGTCTCGTCCCACGGATCCCTTTTACGTGCCCCGATTCCGGACTGGCAAACAGGGTTACGGTAGTGATCTTCctgacaagtctggtgttgttggaacTTCCCACCATGAGCGTGGCCTAAGCGTCGCAGTCACAGGTCTCTCCGGCCACGAGGGTCCCGAGTACGCATCAACGTCTGCGTTTAGACAattggagaagctgctgggACGAGTGCACAGTCTGAGTGATACTACGCCCTTTACGCTGCCGCAGTTGAAGAATGCCACGCAGGATGAGAAGCCCTTGGGTAAGGGGACGTTTCCTATTCCGTGGGTTTATAGTGGTTAA